One region of Fragaria vesca subsp. vesca linkage group LG4, FraVesHawaii_1.0, whole genome shotgun sequence genomic DNA includes:
- the LOC101301861 gene encoding protein argonaute 10-like — MPIRKMKESSEQHLVIKTHIQNSANPVQKAPKTAQNGKGPPTPEPQNPKTQNQTSPPTKNRGRRRGRGGRKSDQGDVFMRPSSRHCTVAHIPALPNLAGGGPIVTTTNGSLENGGNSCAMEMGFPTSSKSLSFAPRPGYGQAGIKCVVKANHFFAELPDKDLNHYDVSITPEVTSRVVNRAIMAELVRLYRESDLGMRLPAYDGRKSLYTAGELPFVWKEFNIKLSDEEERIDGRKREREYKVVIKFVARANMYHLSQFLAGKCADAPQEALQILDIVLRELSAKRYCPIGRSFFSPNIRTPQRLGEGLESWCGFYQSIRPTQMGLSLNVDMASAAFIEPLPVIEFVAQLLGKDVLSRTLSDADRVKIKKALRGVKVEVTHRGSVRRKYRVSGLTSQPTRELVFPVDENSTMKSVIEYFQEMYGFTIQHGHLPCLQVGGNQKKANYLPMEACKIVEGQRYTKRLNEKQITALLKVTCQRPRDRENDILQTVQQNAYDQDPYANEFGIKISEKLASVEARILPAPWLKYHETGKEKNCLPQVGQWNMMNKKMINGMPVSRWACINFSRSVQESVARGFCSELGQMCQVSGMEFNPEPVIPIYNARPEQVEKALKHVYHASMNKTKGKELELLLAILPDNNGSLYGDIKRICETDLGLISQCCLTKHVFKISKQYLANVSLKINVKMGGRNTVLLDAISCRIPLVSDIPTIIFGADVTHPENGEDTSPSIAAVVASQDWPEVTKYAGLVCAQPHRQELIQDLYKTWQDPVRGTVSGGMIRDLLVSFRKATGQKPLRIIFYRDGVSEGQFYQVLLYELDAIRKACASLEPNYQPPVTFIIVQKRHHTRLFANNHRDRSSVDKSGNILPGTVVDTKICHPTEFDFYLCSHAGIQGTSRPAHYHVLWDENNFTPDGIQSLTNNLCYTYARCTRSVSVVPPVYYAHLAAFRARFYMGPDLQENGSIGHAGKGTRTAGESGVRPLPALKENVKRVMFYC; from the exons ATGCCTATCAGGAAAATGAAGGAGAGCTCAGAGCAACACCTTGTGATCAAAACCCATATACAGAACTCAGCAAACCCAGTTCAGAAGGCACCCAAAACTGCCCAAAATGGCAAAGGCCCACCAACCCCAGAACCTCAAAACCCCAAAACTCAGAACCAAACTTCACCTCCAACTAAGAACAGAGGAAGGAGAAGGGGTAGAGGTGGTCGAAAGTCCGATCAAGGCGATGTTTTTATGAGGCCTAGTTCACGACACTGCACAGTGGCTCATATTCCAGCCTTACCAAACCTGGCTGGAGGAGGTCCTATTGTTACTACTACAAATGGCTCATTGGAAAATGGTGGGAATTCATGTGCCATGGAGATGGGTTTCCCCACTTCCAGCAAGTCTTTGAGCTTTGCACCTCGGCCTGGTTATGGACAAGCTGGAATAAAGTGTGTTGTAAAGGCCAACCATTTCTTTGCAGAGTTACCAGACAAGGACTTGAACCATTATGAT GTTAGCATAACTCCCGAAGTTACTTCTAGAGTTGTGAACAGAGCTATCATGGCGGAACTGGTGAGACTGTACAGAGAATCTGACCTAGGAATGAGACTGCCTGCTTATGATGGTAGAAAGAGTCTGTACACTGCTGGTGAGCTACCCTTTGTTTGGAAGGAGTTTAACATCAAGCTTAGTGATGAAGAAGAGCGAATTGATGGCCGAAA AAGAGAAAGGGAATATAAAGTGGTGATTAAATTTGTTGCTCGAGCAAACATGTATCATTTGAGCCAGTTTCTGGCCGGTAAATGTGCTGATGCTCCCCAGGAGGCTCTCCAAATTCTTGACATTGTTTTAAGAGAGCTCTCAGCAAAAAG GTACTGTCCCATTGGAAGATCTTTTTTTTCACCTAATATCCGAACACCACAACGGCTTGGTGAGGGGTTGGAGTCATGGTGTGGGTTTTACCAAAGTATAAGGCCTACCCAAATGGGTCTCTCCCTCAATGTTG ATATGGCTTCAGCTGCATTTATTGAGCCTCTCCCTGTAATAGAGTTTGTGGCCCAGCTTCTGGGAAAAGATGTTCTATCTAGGACATTGTCTGATGCTGACCGTGTAAAG ATTAAGAAGGCTCTTAGAGGGGTGAAAGTTGAAGTTACCCACAGAGGAAGTGTTCGAAGAAAGTATCGAGTGTCAGGACTGACATCTCAACCTACAAGAGAGCTAGT GTTTCCTGTTGATGAGAACTCGACGATGAAATCTGTAATTGAATACTTCCAGGAGATGTATGGCTTTACAATTCAACATGGACATCTTCCTTGCCTTCAAGTTGGCGGAAATCAGAAGAAGGCAAATTATTTACCAATGGAG GCCTGTAAAATTGTTGAGGGGCAACGATATACAAAAAGGTTGAATGAGAAACAAATTACTGCTCTTTTAAAAGTTACATGTCAAAGGCCTAGGGATCGTGAAAATGATATCCTCCAG ACCGTTCAACAGAATGCTTATGACCAAGACCCTTATGCTAATGAGTTTGGGATCAAAATCAGTGAAAAGCTCGCTTCAGTTGAGGCTCGAATTCTTCCAGCCCCTTGG CTGAAGTATCATGAAACAGGAAAAGAAAAGAATTGTTTGCCTCAAGTAGGTCAGTGGAATATGATGAACAAG AAAATGATCAATGGGATGCCAGTTAGCCGGTGGGCTTGTATTAACTTCTCACGGAGTGTGCAAGAGAGTGTTGCTCGTGGATTTTGTAGTGAACTTGGTCAGATGTGTCAAGTATCTGGCATG GAATTTAATCCAGAACCTGTAATTCCAATCTACAATGCCAGGCCTGAGCAAGTAGAGAAAGCTCTAAAGCATGTATATCATGCATCCATGAACAAAACAAAAGGAAAAGAACTAGAGCTCTTATTGGCTATTTTGCCTGACAACAATGGGTCCCTGTATG GTGATATCAAGCGAATATGTGAAACAGATCTTGGATTAATCTCGCAATGCTGTCTTACAAAGCACGTTTTCAAGATTAGCAAACAGTATTTGGCTAATGTGTCCCTGAAGATAAATGTTAAG ATGGGTGGCAGAAACACTGTACTTTTGGATGCCATCAGCTGCAGGATACCTTTAGTCAGTGATATACCAACCATAATTTTCGGAGCAGATGTGACTCACCCGGAGAATGGAGAAGACACCAGTCCCTCTATTGCTGCG GTAGTGGCTTCCCAGGATTGGCCGGAAGTGACCAAATATGCTGGGTTAGTTTGTGCTCAACCTCACAGACAGGAACTGATACAAGATTTGTACAAGACATGGCAGGACCCTGTTCGTGGCACAGTCAGTGGCGGCATGATTCG GGATCTTTTGGTTTCCTTTAGGAAAGCGACAGGGCAGAAGCCTCTCAGGATTATATTTTACAG GGATGGCGTAAGTGAAGGGCAATTTTATCAAGTCTTACTTTATGAGCTTGATGCGATTAGGAAG GCATGTGCTTCTCTGGAACCCAACTATCAACCGCCAGTGACTTTCATTATAGTACAAAAGCGGCACCACACACGATTATTTGCCAATAACCATAGGGACAGGAGCAGTGTAGATAAGAGCGGCAACATACTGCCTG GCACTGTGGTTGATACCAAGATATGCCATCCTACAGAATTTGATTTCTATCTCTGCAGCCATGCTGGTATACAG GGGACAAGCCGGCCGGCTCACTACCATGTTCTCTGGGATGAGAATAATTTTACTCCTGATGGAATCCAGTCGTTGACAAACAATCTTTGCTACACATATGCAAGGTGCACCCGCTCCGTGTCTGTTG TACCTCCGGTATATTATGCACATTTGGCTGCTTTCCGTGCTCGATTTTATATGGGGCCAGATCTGCAGGAAAATGGCTCTATTGGTCATGCTGGTAAGGGCACACGGACTGCAGGAGAGTCTGGAGTCCGGCCATTGCCAGCTTTAAAGGAGAATGTAAAGAGAGTAATGTTTTATTGTTAG
- the LOC101305750 gene encoding uncharacterized protein LOC101305750 encodes MVDLKAIKGKSEASQILRFYGIEGRDLSKGNVPLTKTKETRGKFGVALHVANFTGGDTWIIDSGASDHMTYDKSFFVSMSSSSISHVSNANGASFPVLGIGSVQVTPSIILHDKAMPLYCDNKAAIEIAHNPVQHDRTKHVEVDRHFIKEKLDGQIIFFPFVPSEEQLADILTKALLSKAFHDSLDKLGIGDLYAPT; translated from the exons ATGGTGGATTTGAAAGCTATCAAAGGGAAGAGTGAAGCGTCTCAAATCTTGCGCTTCTACGGCATTGAAGGTAGAGATCTCTCAAAGGGTAATGTTCCTTTGACTAAGACTAAGGAAACTAGAGGTAAATTTGGTGTTGCTTTACATGTTGCTAACTTTACTGGTGGTGACACTTGGATAATTGATTCTGGGGCGTCAGATCATATGACCTATGATAAATCGTTCTTTGTGTCCATGTCATCTTCGTCTATCTCTCATGTCTCAAATGCAAATGGTGCATCTTTTCCAGTTTTAGGTATTGGGTCTGTTCAGGTTACACCATCCATTATATTGCATGAT AAGGCTATGCCACTTTATTGTGATAATAAGGCTGCTATTGAAATTGCTCACAATCCTGTTCAACATGATCGCACAAAGCACGTGGAGGTAGATCGACATTTCATTAAAGAGAAGTTGGATGGTCAGATTATTTTCTTTCCTTTTGTTCCTTCTGAAGAACAATTAGCTGATATCCTTACGAAAGCTCTCTTAAGTAAAGCCTTTCATGACTCTCTTGACAAGTTGGGCATTGGTGATTTGTATGCGCCAACTTAA
- the LOC101306038 gene encoding putative calcium-transporting ATPase 13, plasma membrane-type-like, whose product MASTIVPAELGCLDVPLSIHKRRWRSAFVTIYCSRAFQSFFQSVSDNNGFKLDQRTLTQLVKEKSLGKLQELGGAEGVTSALKTNAKLGVCGNAQDVAHRIEAFGSNTYKTAAAKKFFHFVWEACQDLTIFILIGCAVLSLAFGIIEHGLREGWSDGGSIFLAVILVISVSAISNYRQHIEFDKLSKVGSNLQIEAVRNGIRLQISIFEIVVGDIICLKIGDQVPADGLLLEGYSLEVDESSMTGESDHVEISQSHNPFLFSGTKVVDGYAQMLVTSVGMNTTWGEMMSQISSDTSEQTPLQSRIHRLASSIGIVGLLVALLNLIVSKIYYFTGKTKDKHGKKEFNGSRTKVHHVIIAVVGMVGTAVTIVVAAIPEGLPVAMTITFCYAMRRMMADNAMVRKLSACEIMGSATTICTDKTGTLTMNHMKVTKFWIGENPVEEAYSSISSGLLSLIREGVAMNTTGSASRHISGTGFEFSGSPTEQAILSWASLELDMDMDTLKNNCVIQGVEAFNSHKKRSGIVIKRKVDNTMHVHWKGAAEVILAMCTSYHNASGDIFDMDDVAKQELECIIQGMAASSLRCIAIAHREVSAEEQVVPEQKTLLKDNGLTLIGLVGLKDPCRPGVKKAVENCHYAGVNIKMITGDNIFTAQSIATECGILKPGQDTISEAVIEGVQFRNYTPEERMEKVDNIRVMARSSPLDKLLMVQCLKQKGHVVAVTGDGTNDAPALKEADVGLSMGLQGTEVAKESSDIVIMDDNFASVATVLMWGRCVHNNIQKFIQFQLTVNVAALVINFVAAVSAGEVPLTAVQLLWVNLIMDTLGALALATDKPTKELMENPPVSRTEPLITNIMWRNLLPQALYQIAVVLTLRFRGSTIFGVDDKVQDTLIFNTFVLCQVFNEFNARKLEKKNVFKGLLTNKIFLGIIALIIVLQLVMVELLNKYADTERLNWGQWGVCLGIAAMSWPLGCVVKCLPVPQKPIFSYWEVKKYIRTPVKL is encoded by the coding sequence ATGGCCAGTACCATTGTGCCCGCAGAGTTGGGGTGCCTTGATGTCCCTCTTAGCATACACAAAAGGAGATGGCGTTCGGCGTTTGTCACCATTTACTGCTCTAGAGCCTTCCAGTCATTCTTCCAGTCAGTGTCCGACAACAACGGTTTCAAACTAGACCAAAGAACCCTCACTCAGCTTGTCAAGGAGAAAAGTCTTGGTAAGCTCCAAGAGTTGGGAGGGGCTGAAGGAGTAACATCAGCTCTCAAAACTAATGCAAAGCTTGGAGTTTGCGGTAATGCTCAAGATGTTGCGCACCGGATTGAAGCGTTTGGTTCGAATACATACAAGACAGCAGCAGCCAAGAAGTTCTTCCATTTTGTGTGGGAAGCATGCCAAGACCTCACAATTTTCATTCTTATAGGCTGTGCTGTACTTTCTCTTGCTTTTGGCATTATAGAGCACGGACTAAGAGAAGGTTGGAGTGATGGTGGAAGCATATTTCTCGCAGTCATTCTGGTGATTTCAGTGTCTGCCATAAGCAATTACAGGCAGCACATAGAGTTTGACAAATTGTCAAAAGTCGGTAGCAATCTCCAAATTGAAGCTGTCAGAAATGGCATCAGACTACAGATTTCAATATTTGAAATTGTGGTTGGAGATATCATTTGCTTAAAGATCGGAGATCAAGTTCCAGCCGATGGGTTGCTCTTGGAGGGATATTCATTGGAAGTAGATGAGTCGAGCATGACAGGGGAGAGTGACCATGTGGAAATCAGCCAAAGCCATAACCCCTTCTTGTTTTCTGGCACCAAAGTGGTTGATGGGTACGCTCAGATGCTTGTCACTTCCGTCGGCATGAACACAACTTGGGGCGAAATGATGAGCCAAATCAGCAGCGATACAAGTGAACAGACACCTTTACAATCTCGCATCCACAGGCTAGCCTCATCAATAGGTATAGTTGGTCTGCTAGTAGCTTTGTTAAATCTCATAGTCTCGAAGATATACTACTTCACTGGAAAAACCAAGGACAAACATGGGAAGAAGGAGTTCAATGGGAGCAGAACCAAAGTGCATCACGTAATAATTGCCGTGGTTGGGATGGTAGGAACTGCAGTTACAATTGTTGTGGCTGCAATTCCAGAAGGTTTACCAGTTGCCATGACAATTACTTTTTGTTATGCTATGAGGAGAATGATGGCTGATAATGCAATGGTTAGGAAACTCTCTGCTTGTGAGATTATGGGCTCTGCTACCACCATTTGCACTGACAAAACAGGAACTCTTACCATGAATCATATGAAGGTGACCAAGTTCTGGATAGGTGAAAATCCCGTGGAAGAAGCCTACTCATCAATCTCATCAGGTCTTCTTAGCTTGATTCGAGAAGGGGTTGCTATGAACACAACCGGTTCTGCTTCTAGGCATATCTCAGGAACTGGATTTGAATTTTCAGGCAGTCCTACTGAACAAGCCATTCTTTCTTGGGCATCTCTGGAGCTGGATATGGACATGGATACATTGAAAAATAATTGTGTCATTCAAGGTGTTGAAGCCTTCAATTCACACAAGAAAAGGAGTGGGATTGTGATCAAGAGGAAGGTAGACAACACAATGCACGTACATTGGAAAGGGGCTGCAGAGGTGATACTAGCAATGTGCACAAGTTACCACAACGCCTCAGGGGATATATTTGATATGGATGATGTTGCAAAGCAAGAACTTGAATGTATTATTCAAGGTATGGCAGCTAGTAGCCTGCGATGCATTGCAATTGCTCACAGAGAAGTATCCGCAGAGGAGCAAGTGGTTCCAGAACAGAAGACTTTGCTAAAAGACAATGGCTTGACCCTAATAGGGCTTGTGGGTCTTAAAGATCCATGTCGGCCAGGAGTGAAGAAAGCTGTTGAGAACTGTCACTATGCAGGGGTAAACATCAAAATGATCACAGGTGACAACATTTTTACTGCACAATCAATAGCCACAGAATGTGGGATACTCAAGCCTGGGCAGGACACAATCAGTGAAGCTGTGATCGAGGGTGTGCAATTTCGGAACTACACACCAGAAGAGAGAATGGAGAAAGTAGACAACATCCGTGTCATGGCAAGGTCATCCCCTTTAGATAAGCTTCTTATGGTGCAATGCTTGAAGCAGAAAGGTCACGTAGTTGCAGTGACTGGTGACGGCACAAATGATGCTCCTGCATTGAAAGAAGCTGATGTAGGTCTCTCTATGGGGCTGCAAGGCACCGAAGTTGCGAAAGAGAGCTCGGACATTGTGATCATGGATGACAATTTTGCTTCAGTGGCCACAGTTTTGATGTGGGGAAGATGTGTTCACAATAACATCCAAAAGTTCATTCAATTCCAACTCACCGTCAATGTTGCAGCTCTTGTAATCAACTTTGTAGCAGCAGTTTCAGCAGGTGAGGTTCCCTTAACAGCAGTCCAGTTATTGTGGGTGAACTTGATCATGGACACACTCGGTGCTCTTGCCCTTGCTACAGACAAACCCACAAAAGAACTCATGGAGAATCCACCTGTGAGCAGAACGGAGCCTCTCATCACAAACATCATGTGGAGGAACCTCTTACCTCAAGCATTGTACCAGATAGCAGTGGTATTGACCTTACGATTCAGGGGAAGCACAATCTTTGGTGTAGATGATAAGGTACAAGATACCTTGATCTTTAACACATTTGTGCTCTGCCAAGTCTTCAATGAATTCAATGCAAGGAAGCTTGAGAAGAAGAACGTTTTCAAGGGACTGCTCACCAACAAAATCTTTCTAGGGATCATTGCATTAATAATCGTTCTGCAGCTGGTGATGGTGGAACTTCTGAACAAATATGCAGATACGGAGAGGTTGAATTGGGGGCAATGGGGTGTATGTCTTGGAATCGCGGCCATGTCTTGGCCACTTGGTTGTGTTGTTAAGTGTCTACCTGTTCCCCAGAAACCTATCTTCAGCTATTGGGAGGTGAAGAAATATATAAGAACTCCGGTTAAACTTTGA